In Mycobacterium stomatepiae, the following are encoded in one genomic region:
- a CDS encoding metallophosphoesterase family protein, protein MNNDPRMMNRRQLLRHGAWFGAAVGFAVASGEVISHVAGAAASDRAKLKPALRFAQVSDSHIGFTGTPNPDVSASFGHAIDQINNLGYTPDFVIHTGDLTHLSTPEQFDQVKQMTSGLKTPHVFTVPGEHDSVDDAGQKYRKVFGAGSMGDGWYSFDIAGIHVIALVNTLNLRKLGHLGVDQLEFVEKNVAGLSSDTPIIVFSHIPLFAMYPDWGWGTDDATQALSYLRRFASVTCINGHVHQLFSKTEGNVSFYSGTTTAYPLPHPGDGPAPKPITLPAGRLRDALGIREVSYTKGETALALKEQTLQ, encoded by the coding sequence ATGAATAATGATCCCCGCATGATGAATCGCCGCCAGCTGCTCCGGCACGGAGCATGGTTCGGAGCGGCGGTCGGCTTCGCGGTAGCCAGCGGCGAGGTGATCTCACATGTCGCCGGGGCCGCCGCGTCCGATCGCGCAAAACTCAAGCCCGCCCTGCGCTTCGCCCAGGTCAGCGACAGCCACATCGGCTTCACCGGCACGCCGAACCCGGACGTGTCCGCCTCGTTCGGGCATGCGATCGATCAGATCAACAACCTTGGTTACACACCGGATTTCGTCATTCACACCGGCGATCTCACCCACTTGTCCACCCCCGAGCAGTTCGACCAGGTGAAGCAGATGACGAGCGGGCTGAAAACGCCGCACGTGTTCACCGTGCCGGGGGAGCACGATTCGGTCGACGACGCGGGGCAGAAATACCGCAAGGTGTTCGGCGCCGGATCGATGGGTGACGGGTGGTACAGCTTCGACATCGCAGGCATCCACGTGATCGCATTGGTCAACACGCTGAACCTGCGCAAGCTCGGGCATCTGGGTGTCGATCAGTTGGAGTTCGTCGAAAAGAACGTCGCGGGCCTGTCGAGCGATACCCCGATCATCGTGTTCAGCCACATCCCGTTGTTCGCGATGTATCCGGACTGGGGCTGGGGCACCGACGACGCCACTCAGGCGCTCAGCTACCTGCGCCGGTTTGCCTCGGTGACATGCATCAACGGCCATGTGCACCAACTCTTTTCCAAGACCGAAGGCAACGTGTCGTTCTACAGCGGAACGACGACCGCCTACCCGCTGCCTCATCCCGGCGATGGGCCGGCGCCCAAGCCGATCACGCTGCCGGCCGGAAGGCTGCGCGACGCGCTGGGTATCCGCGAGGTCAGTTACACCAAGGGCGAGACCGCCTTGGCCTTGAAGGAGCAGACGCTGCAATGA
- a CDS encoding cupredoxin domain-containing protein, producing MPIALFRKHPAMLATGVLLIAGCSASRPDAHAAVTMGPDSGATPSMTAPSIPASGNQVAIDGFAFAPATLTVRAGTAVTWINRDEEPHTVAATDGSFHSPGMATGASFTHTFSTAGTFDYVCSIHPMMHGTVVVTP from the coding sequence ATGCCTATTGCCCTGTTCCGAAAACATCCGGCTATGCTTGCGACGGGCGTGCTCTTGATCGCCGGATGCTCCGCGTCGCGCCCTGATGCGCACGCCGCGGTCACTATGGGGCCGGATTCCGGTGCGACGCCGTCGATGACCGCACCCTCGATACCGGCGAGCGGTAACCAGGTCGCCATCGACGGCTTCGCGTTCGCGCCCGCGACGCTGACGGTTCGCGCGGGTACCGCGGTCACCTGGATCAATCGCGACGAAGAGCCCCACACCGTGGCCGCTACTGACGGCTCCTTTCATTCACCCGGCATGGCGACGGGAGCCAGCTTCACCCACACCTTCTCCACCGCAGGAACTTTCGACTACGTCTGCTCGATTCACCCGATGATGCACGGCACCGTGGTGGTGACACCATAA
- a CDS encoding acyltransferase family protein → MKLAQIFDPKNNALNAWRLILATEVIVWHSFGVTGSDVASAPVRRMMFTLGVDGFFVISGFLITASWLNHPRLRDYLIARALRILPGFYVCLIVVAFVFAPIGVAIQGGSAAQLLSSGAPFEFVVENSAVAILDHGVGGTPTGIPISGLWDGPLWTLFFELLCYIGVAVLGVAGLARRRWTSVTVLALAMLLAAGNPTMTPTGTWNMAQCIARFTIMFAAGAVMYQWKDVIPARWSLVAVSGVIVLAASLLPDYRFIGAIPLAYAIIVSGALVRNKYVRLPTDLSYGFYIYGFPVQQLLVISGLVGLNPFLFTIIAMIATLPLAALSWFVVEKPAMSLKSRLKEKWAAAEPAEPLSRTVRDSAERTPR, encoded by the coding sequence ATGAAGCTCGCGCAGATATTCGATCCAAAAAACAATGCGTTGAACGCATGGCGGCTGATACTGGCCACCGAAGTCATCGTCTGGCACTCCTTCGGCGTCACAGGTAGTGACGTGGCGTCGGCGCCGGTACGGCGAATGATGTTCACATTGGGCGTAGACGGGTTCTTTGTGATCTCAGGCTTTCTCATCACCGCAAGCTGGCTCAACCATCCACGACTCCGTGACTATCTCATAGCTCGGGCTTTGCGCATCCTTCCGGGCTTCTACGTCTGTCTTATTGTCGTCGCCTTCGTATTCGCGCCGATTGGTGTCGCTATTCAAGGGGGATCAGCCGCACAGCTGCTATCGTCCGGGGCGCCATTCGAGTTCGTGGTGGAAAACAGCGCGGTCGCGATATTGGACCACGGTGTCGGCGGAACGCCGACCGGCATCCCTATTTCGGGTCTGTGGGACGGGCCTCTGTGGACCCTCTTCTTCGAACTGCTGTGCTACATCGGAGTTGCAGTTCTCGGAGTAGCGGGACTGGCTCGTCGCCGATGGACTTCCGTGACGGTATTGGCACTGGCAATGCTATTGGCCGCAGGTAATCCAACCATGACACCCACCGGGACTTGGAACATGGCACAGTGCATTGCGCGCTTCACCATCATGTTTGCGGCAGGCGCTGTCATGTACCAGTGGAAAGACGTGATTCCTGCGCGATGGTCACTCGTCGCAGTAAGTGGGGTTATCGTTCTCGCGGCCAGCCTACTACCCGATTATCGTTTCATCGGCGCAATTCCACTGGCATATGCCATCATCGTTTCCGGCGCTCTCGTCCGCAATAAGTACGTGAGGTTGCCGACCGATCTATCCTATGGCTTCTACATTTATGGCTTCCCGGTTCAGCAGTTGCTGGTGATCTCGGGGCTGGTCGGTCTCAATCCCTTCCTGTTCACGATCATTGCGATGATTGCTACCCTTCCGCTGGCCGCACTGAGCTGGTTCGTAGTCGAAAAGCCCGCAATGTCCCTGAAATCTCGACTCAAAGAGAAGTGGGCTGCCGCCGAGCCGGCCGAACCACTTAGCCGGACCGTTCGGGATTCGGCGGAGCGAACACCTCGATGA
- a CDS encoding Rieske (2Fe-2S) protein, with product MNARGLRRYVDDLLRGRRPKPFAPDDFEAAQIRMAIELRAAGQGDDAPRPQFLDDLHRRLAEQMSGAPAQPEPKPNTTRRQVIVGTSAAAAAAVTAVSVDRAVTGNVTEGPVVAAELEPKDGTWQRVAASADVPDARMHAFDLGSVSGFVRRVDGKAQAVSGVCTHQGCRLWFDAPDGRLRCPCHSTSFSPAGEVITHQLPIAPNPLPKLMVREANGVIEVFAPPNPERSG from the coding sequence ATGAACGCGCGAGGGTTGCGCCGCTACGTCGACGATCTGCTGCGGGGACGCCGGCCAAAACCGTTCGCGCCGGACGACTTCGAGGCTGCGCAGATCCGCATGGCGATCGAGCTGCGCGCGGCCGGTCAGGGTGACGACGCCCCGCGACCGCAATTCCTTGACGATCTGCACCGGCGACTGGCCGAACAAATGTCCGGTGCGCCAGCGCAACCGGAGCCGAAACCGAATACGACCCGGCGTCAAGTGATCGTCGGAACATCCGCCGCGGCGGCCGCAGCGGTCACCGCGGTCTCCGTCGATCGAGCAGTGACGGGGAATGTCACCGAAGGCCCCGTCGTCGCTGCAGAGCTAGAGCCCAAGGATGGAACCTGGCAGCGCGTCGCGGCCAGTGCGGACGTGCCCGACGCGCGCATGCACGCGTTTGACCTCGGGTCCGTCAGCGGATTCGTCCGCCGCGTCGATGGCAAGGCGCAGGCCGTATCCGGGGTGTGCACACATCAGGGATGCCGGTTGTGGTTCGACGCACCCGACGGCCGTTTGCGCTGCCCGTGCCATTCGACCTCGTTCTCCCCTGCCGGAGAAGTCATCACTCATCAACTGCCAATCGCGCCAAATCCATTGCCCAAGTTGATGGTTCGTGAGGCGAACGGAGTCATCGAGGTGTTCGCTCCGCCGAATCCCGAACGGTCCGGCTAA
- a CDS encoding RNA polymerase sigma factor, translating to MTSPNEPAGPRPLRAVPDQGFQGYPDWEAVYQDNATWVYRTLVARVGNRADAEDLTAEVFLAALRPLRLTASVAEVRAYLRATARTVLAAHWRETLGREITSIEADIEQPPESEEAISTAPARVAQVLGNLPDRYRHILELRFLQGNSIKESAAKLGISVANAKVLQHRALRLAAQVNDGGQP from the coding sequence GTGACGTCACCTAACGAACCCGCGGGCCCGCGTCCCCTGCGCGCGGTACCCGACCAAGGCTTTCAGGGCTACCCGGACTGGGAAGCCGTTTACCAGGACAACGCGACCTGGGTGTACCGGACGTTGGTTGCCCGCGTCGGCAACCGGGCCGACGCCGAGGACCTCACCGCGGAGGTGTTCCTCGCCGCGCTGCGGCCGCTACGGCTGACCGCGAGCGTCGCCGAGGTGCGTGCCTACCTGCGCGCCACGGCGCGAACCGTGCTGGCCGCGCACTGGCGCGAGACCCTAGGGCGGGAGATAACCTCGATCGAGGCGGACATCGAGCAGCCACCCGAGAGCGAGGAAGCGATCAGCACTGCGCCGGCGCGCGTCGCCCAGGTTCTCGGCAACCTGCCGGACCGCTATCGCCATATTCTGGAATTGCGTTTCCTGCAAGGTAATTCGATCAAGGAATCCGCCGCGAAACTCGGAATCAGCGTCGCCAATGCCAAGGTGCTCCAACATCGGGCGCTGCGGCTGGCGGCGCAGGTCAACGATGGGGGCCAGCCATGA
- a CDS encoding NAD(P)/FAD-dependent oxidoreductase: protein MLTIEADYLVIGAGAMGMAFLDTLVSETEASVVVVDRNDAPGGHWTAAYPFVRLHQPSVFYGVDSLRLGRDTIDQAGWNKGLYELATAGEVCGYYDHVMRQRLVSTDRVRYFPQSEYLGAGRFVTLAGAEYAVHVACRIVDATYLRVEVPAMRPPPYRVAPGIACVPPNDLPSRAAHERYVVVGAGKTGIDTCLWLLGRGVDPDRLTWIMPRDSWLLDRATMQPGAAFADRIKVGFIAQLRAIRDATSPDDLFARLEEAGSLLRIDPAARPTMSRCATVTQAELDGLRRIGDVVRRGHLLAIEDDTMVLEGGARRMDEGALYIDCTADGAEKRPATAIFEPGRITLQSVRGCQQIFSASLISHVEAAYPDDATKNELCVPLPHPDTDLDWLRIALADYSNQLRWFDDPDLTAWLSSSRLDLFGHLVGQLLPPASTKPRVRDRLLGIAKSVLAATADKLDELIGADA, encoded by the coding sequence ATGCTCACCATCGAAGCCGATTACCTGGTCATCGGCGCGGGCGCCATGGGGATGGCGTTCCTCGACACGCTGGTCTCCGAGACGGAGGCCAGCGTCGTGGTGGTGGATCGCAACGACGCGCCCGGCGGGCATTGGACGGCTGCTTACCCGTTCGTCCGGTTGCATCAACCGTCGGTGTTCTACGGCGTCGACTCGCTTCGGCTCGGCCGCGACACCATCGATCAGGCCGGTTGGAACAAGGGGCTTTACGAGCTGGCGACGGCCGGGGAAGTCTGCGGCTATTACGACCACGTGATGCGCCAGCGGCTGGTGTCGACCGACCGGGTCCGCTACTTCCCGCAGAGCGAATACCTCGGCGCGGGTCGGTTCGTCACGCTGGCCGGCGCCGAATACGCCGTGCACGTGGCGTGCCGGATCGTCGACGCCACCTACCTGCGGGTGGAGGTGCCCGCGATGCGCCCGCCGCCGTATCGGGTCGCACCCGGCATCGCCTGCGTCCCACCCAACGACCTGCCGAGCCGCGCCGCCCATGAGCGCTACGTCGTGGTCGGGGCCGGCAAGACCGGCATCGACACCTGCCTGTGGCTGCTGGGCCGTGGCGTCGACCCGGACCGGCTGACCTGGATCATGCCCCGCGACTCCTGGCTGTTGGATCGCGCCACGATGCAGCCCGGGGCGGCGTTCGCCGACCGGATCAAGGTGGGTTTCATCGCACAGTTGCGCGCGATCCGGGACGCCACGTCACCCGACGATCTGTTCGCCCGCCTCGAGGAAGCCGGCTCCCTGCTGCGGATAGACCCGGCGGCGCGGCCCACGATGTCTCGCTGCGCTACCGTCACCCAGGCCGAACTGGACGGGCTGCGCCGCATCGGCGATGTGGTGCGTCGGGGCCACTTGCTGGCCATCGAGGACGACACGATGGTGCTCGAGGGCGGCGCACGGAGGATGGACGAGGGCGCGCTCTACATCGACTGCACCGCAGACGGCGCCGAAAAGCGTCCCGCCACTGCGATTTTCGAGCCGGGGCGCATAACGCTGCAAAGCGTGCGCGGGTGTCAGCAGATTTTCAGCGCCTCTCTGATCTCCCACGTGGAGGCGGCCTATCCGGATGACGCCACCAAAAACGAGTTGTGTGTGCCGTTGCCGCACCCCGACACCGACCTGGACTGGTTACGCATCGCGCTGGCCGACTACAGCAACCAACTGCGCTGGTTCGACGACCCCGACCTGACCGCCTGGCTGTCGTCCTCGCGCCTGGATCTCTTCGGCCATCTGGTGGGCCAATTGCTACCGCCGGCCTCGACCAAGCCACGGGTGCGCGATCGGCTACTGGGCATCGCCAAATCGGTGCTCGCGGCGACCGCCGACAAGCTCGACGAACTCATCGGCGCCGATGCATAG
- a CDS encoding CoA-acylating methylmalonate-semialdehyde dehydrogenase, translated as MTTQIPHFIDGKRVAGRSTRTADVFNPSTGEVQAKVPLASAADVDAAVASAVEAQKGWASMNPQRRARVMMKFVELVNKNTDELAELLSLEHGKTVPDARGDIQRGIEVIEFCIGIPHLLKGDYSEGAGPGIDVYSLRLPLGVVAGITPFNFPAMIPLWKAGPALACGNAFVLKPSERDPSVPVRLAELFLEAGLPPGVFQVVHGDKEAVDAILHHPSIKAVGFVGSSDIAHYIYSTAAAHDKRSQCFGGAKNHMIVMPDADLDQAVDALTGAGYGSAGERCMAISVAVPVGEQTADRLRARLVERINQLRVGHSLDPKADYGPLVTEAAVARVRNYIDQGVAAGAEIVIDGRDRRSDDLTFGDANLEGGFFIGPTLFDHVTTDMSIYTDEIFGPVLCIVRAHDYEEGLRLPSEHEYGNGVAIFTRDGDAARDFVSRVEVGMVGVNVPIPVPVAYHTFGGWKRSGFGDLNQHGPQSIQFYTKTKTVTSRWPSGIKDGAEFVIPTMD; from the coding sequence ATGACCACACAGATCCCGCACTTCATCGACGGGAAGCGCGTTGCCGGCCGGTCCACCCGCACCGCCGACGTCTTCAACCCCAGCACCGGCGAGGTGCAGGCAAAAGTCCCACTGGCGTCGGCGGCCGACGTCGATGCCGCCGTCGCCTCGGCGGTTGAGGCCCAAAAGGGTTGGGCCTCAATGAATCCGCAGCGACGCGCGCGGGTGATGATGAAGTTCGTCGAGCTGGTCAACAAGAACACCGACGAGCTGGCCGAGTTGCTGTCCCTCGAGCATGGCAAGACAGTGCCCGACGCGCGCGGCGACATCCAGCGCGGCATCGAGGTGATCGAGTTCTGCATCGGGATCCCGCACCTGCTCAAGGGCGACTACAGCGAGGGCGCCGGCCCCGGCATCGACGTCTACTCGCTGCGCCTGCCCCTCGGCGTGGTCGCGGGCATCACCCCGTTCAACTTCCCGGCGATGATCCCGCTGTGGAAGGCGGGACCGGCACTGGCGTGTGGAAACGCGTTCGTGCTCAAGCCAAGTGAGCGCGACCCGTCGGTGCCGGTGCGGCTTGCCGAGCTGTTTCTCGAGGCCGGCCTGCCACCGGGTGTGTTCCAGGTCGTCCACGGCGACAAGGAAGCCGTCGACGCCATCCTGCACCACCCGAGCATCAAGGCGGTCGGCTTCGTCGGCAGCTCCGACATCGCGCACTACATCTACTCGACGGCCGCCGCCCACGACAAGCGGTCGCAGTGTTTCGGCGGCGCCAAGAACCACATGATTGTGATGCCCGACGCCGACCTCGACCAGGCCGTCGACGCGCTGACCGGTGCCGGTTACGGCAGCGCCGGCGAGCGCTGCATGGCGATCAGCGTCGCGGTTCCGGTCGGCGAGCAGACCGCGGATCGGCTGCGCGCCAGGCTCGTCGAGCGGATCAACCAGCTGCGCGTCGGCCACAGCCTGGACCCCAAGGCCGACTACGGCCCGCTGGTCACCGAGGCCGCGGTCGCCCGGGTGCGCAACTACATCGACCAGGGTGTGGCCGCCGGCGCCGAAATCGTGATCGACGGCCGCGACCGCCGCAGCGATGACCTGACCTTCGGTGATGCCAACCTCGAAGGCGGGTTCTTCATCGGCCCGACCCTGTTCGACCACGTCACCACCGACATGTCGATCTACACCGACGAGATCTTCGGGCCGGTGTTGTGCATCGTGCGAGCCCACGACTACGAGGAGGGGTTGCGGCTGCCGTCCGAGCACGAATACGGCAACGGCGTGGCGATCTTCACCCGCGACGGTGACGCCGCGCGCGACTTCGTGTCACGTGTGGAAGTCGGCATGGTCGGTGTCAACGTGCCGATCCCGGTGCCGGTGGCCTACCACACCTTCGGCGGCTGGAAGCGCTCCGGCTTCGGTGACCTCAACCAGCACGGTCCGCAGTCGATCCAGTTCTACACCAAGACCAAGACCGTGACGTCGCGGTGGCCGTCCGGCATCAAGGACGGTGCCGAATTCGTCATCCCGACGATGGATTAG
- a CDS encoding acyl-CoA dehydrogenase family protein, whose amino-acid sequence MFTLNDDERVIAETAAAFAAKRIAPFALEWEAAHHFPTDVLREAAELGMAAIYCRDDVGGSGLRRLDGVRIFEQLAIADPTTAAFLSIHNMCAWMIDSFGTDEQRKEWIPRLAPMDVIASYCLTEPGAGSDASALSTRAVKHGGDYVLDGVKQFISGAGASDVYVVMARTGGPEKPGPRGISAFIIEKGTPGLSFGTLEEKMGWHAQPTAQVILEGVRIPADAMLGGADGEGAGFGIAMKGLNGGRLNIAACSLGGAQSAFDKAGAYVRERQAFGSALLDEPTIRFTLADMATGLETSRMMLWRAASALDADDPDKVELCAMAKRYVTDTCFDVADKALQLHGGYGYLREYGLEKIVRDLRVHRILEGTNEIMRVVIGRAEAARVRATA is encoded by the coding sequence ATGTTCACCCTGAACGACGACGAACGCGTCATCGCCGAGACGGCGGCCGCGTTCGCGGCCAAGCGCATAGCCCCGTTCGCCCTGGAATGGGAAGCCGCCCATCACTTCCCAACCGACGTATTGCGCGAGGCCGCCGAGCTCGGCATGGCGGCGATCTACTGTCGCGACGACGTCGGCGGCAGCGGGCTGCGCCGCCTCGACGGGGTGCGAATCTTCGAGCAGCTGGCCATCGCCGATCCCACCACCGCCGCGTTCCTGTCCATCCACAATATGTGCGCGTGGATGATCGACAGCTTCGGCACCGACGAGCAACGCAAGGAATGGATTCCGCGGCTGGCGCCGATGGATGTCATCGCGAGCTATTGCCTGACCGAGCCCGGCGCCGGATCCGATGCCAGCGCGTTGAGCACCCGCGCGGTCAAGCACGGGGGCGACTATGTGCTCGACGGTGTCAAGCAGTTCATCTCAGGGGCGGGCGCGTCCGATGTCTACGTGGTGATGGCAAGAACGGGCGGCCCAGAAAAGCCCGGCCCGCGCGGCATTTCGGCCTTCATCATCGAAAAGGGCACTCCGGGACTGAGTTTCGGCACGCTTGAGGAGAAGATGGGCTGGCATGCCCAACCCACAGCACAGGTGATCCTCGAGGGAGTGCGGATCCCCGCCGACGCGATGCTCGGCGGCGCCGACGGCGAGGGCGCCGGGTTCGGCATTGCGATGAAGGGCCTCAACGGCGGTCGGCTCAACATCGCGGCGTGCTCGCTGGGCGGCGCCCAATCCGCCTTCGACAAGGCGGGCGCGTACGTGCGGGAGCGCCAGGCGTTCGGCTCCGCACTGCTCGATGAGCCCACCATCCGGTTCACCCTGGCCGACATGGCGACCGGCCTGGAGACTTCGCGAATGATGTTGTGGCGGGCGGCAAGTGCGTTGGACGCCGACGACCCCGACAAGGTCGAGCTATGCGCGATGGCCAAGCGCTACGTCACCGACACCTGCTTCGACGTTGCGGACAAGGCGCTGCAACTCCACGGTGGCTACGGCTACCTGCGCGAGTACGGTCTGGAAAAGATCGTCCGCGATCTTCGGGTGCACCGAATCCTCGAGGGCACCAACGAGATCATGCGGGTGGTCATCGGCCGGGCCGAAGCCGCACGGGTCCGCGCAACC